A stretch of the Vigna radiata var. radiata cultivar VC1973A chromosome 7, Vradiata_ver6, whole genome shotgun sequence genome encodes the following:
- the LOC106767607 gene encoding uncharacterized protein LOC106767607 yields MLAPNQTREALSLSLPQPSSPPPEPVNVHLRRRHLLSTTAFTISFNFNLSFATSLSVTEPVAGASGLFQMPPPRLTNRYFLVRAGESEFESMGVINTNPVEKTSVDSGLSERGKKQAIKAAFDLKEMGACDKGCWIWSAITQRAYQTAEIIASVNGVTRSYIVPEFSFLDARGLGAYEGKKLESVSEVYASDGISPNIKPPPIDDGTPNESVADVFVRVTQLMSILETQYSGDTVIIVSPDSDNLTILQAGLIGLDLRRHRDLSFSPGEVRFVDPSDIPAYKQPASAVYKCSKNPPNCN; encoded by the exons ATGTTGGCACCAAATCAAACGAGGGAAGCACTTTCTCTTTCCCTACCCCAACCGTCGTCTCCTCCTCCGGAACCCGTCAACGTCCACCTCCGGCGTCGCCACCTCCTCAGCACCACCGCATTCACCATCTCCTTCAATTTCAATCTTTCATTCGCAACCTCTCTGTCCGTAACAGAACCGGTGGCCGGTGCCAGCGGCCTCTTCCAAATGCCCCCACCACGCCTGACCAACCG GTATTTTCTGGTGAGAGCTGGTGAGTCTGAGTTCGAGAGCATGGGAGTTATCAACACCAACCCCGTGGAGAAGACTTCAGTAGATAGTGGCTTATCTGAAAGAGGGAAAAAACAGGCTATAAAAGCAGCTTTTGATTTGAAAGAAATGGGAGCATGTGACAAAGGTTGTTGGATCTGGTCTGCTATAACTCAAAGAGCTTACCAGACTGCAGAGATCATTGCTTCTGTTAATGGAGTTACCCGTAG CTATATAGTCCCAGAATTCAGCTTTCTTGATGCCCGTGGATTAGGTGCTTATGAAGGGAAAAAACTGGAATCTGTTTCAGAA GTGTATGCCTCAGATGGTATATCTCCAAACATCAAGCCTCCTCCTATTGATGATGGAACTCCGAATGAGAGTGTTGCAGATGTTTTTGTTCGTGTGACACAGCTTATGTCGATTCTCGAAACTCAGTACTCAGGTGACACCGTTATTATAGTTTCGCCTGATTCTGACAACTTGACAATTCTTCAGGCTGGTTTGATAGGACTAGACCTACGAAG acACAGGGATTTGTCTTTTTCACCCGGTGAAGTCCGCTTTGTTGATCCCAGTGACATTCCTGCCTACAAGCAGCCTGCGTCTGCTGTATATAAATGTTCCAAGAACCCACCAAATTGTAACTGA